The genomic stretch GGCAGGAGCGAGAAAACCTTTATTTTTCTCTCTTCCTGCTGGCTTTTACAATCTACGGTTTGCTGCGCACGCAATGGAAGTACGAGTTTGGGCTTTCGCTGCATGATCTCAAGCGCATCCAGACGATCAGCGTGGTTCTAACGCTGCCCTTGTTCTACGAGTTTATTCGCGCCTTCTTCCGGCGCTACGATGAGCGGCTTTTCGCTCTGGGCCTCTGGCGCGATCGCACGGCGCGCACGCTGCATATCTTGAATGCGGCAGCCGTTATCTTGATTGCCCTGCATCCCTCCAATGCAATGTGGCAGTACGTACTCTTTACCTTTATTCAGCCCGGCTGGCTCCTGTACACAATTGCGATTTTATTTATCGCCGGGCACGCCAGCTGGCGACGCGATCTGGATGCCGCTTTGATGTTGAGCGCTTCGCTGGTGCTGGCTGCGGCTTTTCTGCTCGATGTGCTCGCCGGCAAGGGCGTCATCAATCTCCCAACTGTGCTGACCTATGCCTTCACCATTTTTGTCCTGGCTATGTCGCTGGTGCTGGCCAATCGTTTTGTGCGCCTGCATGATGAGACGGAGCGCCTGAACGTTGACTTAACGCGCTTCAATCAGGCCTCGCGACGCTTTGTTCCATTTGAATTTCTCAATCTGTTGCAGCGCAGTAATCTGAGCGAGGTGGCGCTCGGCGACCAGGTGCAGAAGGAAATGACCATTCTGTTTTCCGACATTCGCTCCTTTACCAACCTCTCGGAGACGATGACGCCCAAGGAGAATTTCGACTTCATCAACTCCTATATGCGGCGCATGGGGCCGATTGTTCGAGCGCACAACGGGTTCATCGACAAATACATTGGCGATGCTATCATGGCGCTCTTTCCACAGTCGCCAGCCGATGCCGTCGCAGCCGTTCTGGAGATGCGCGCCGCAATGCAGGAGTGGAATCAGGCCCGCGCGCGGCACAATTTTCCGATCATCAGCGTTGGATTTGGCGTGCATTCCGGTCGTCTGATGCTGGGAACCATTGGCGAGAACGAACGCATGGAAGGCACAGTGATATCCGACGATGTCAATCTGGCTTCGCGCGTCGAAAGTGCGACCAAGTACTACGGCGCTACCGCTTTGATCACCGACGCCGTAGCGGCGGCGCTTCCCCATGGACTGGCGCAACTGCGCTACCTGGGCCGCGTTCGAGTAAAGGGAAAATCGGCGCCGGTAGCGCTGTACGAACTGCTGTTCGGCGATACGGTCGCCGAACAGACCCGGCTTCGTTTGCGGCAGCCCTTTGAGCAAGCGGTGCGCGCTTACGAGGAACGGCAGTTTGATCGCGCTGAGTCGCTCTTCCGTTCGCTAACCGACCAGGACTCCGCGGACCTGGCGGCGCGACTTTTCCTGGAGCGGGCCCGCGACGCCAGTCTACAGGGTCGGCCGCCCGATTGGGATGGCGCCGATCAGTTGAGTTCAAAATAGGGCAAGCTCGGGCAGGCGGTCGCTCAGTTCTGGGCGGCGGCGTCCTGATTGAGCGTTCGGCGTATGGCGGCGGCAGTCATCTGCGCATCCTCCGATTCTACGTTTTCCACAAAGTACACGGCAATCTCCTGCCGCTTGCCCTTGACTCGAATCTGGAAGCGCTCGCCGACGGTCAGATAGTCGCGAATCCTTTCGTAAGTGTCTTCGCTGATCAGTACCTGACCTGGCTTGCTGTTCTGCTCAATGCGCGCCGCAGTATTGACCGTATCGCCGATGGCAGTCCAATCCATGCGGCCGCCGTAGCCGATATTGCCAACGATGACTTTTCCGGAATGAATGCCAATGCGCGACTCCACCGGCTCTTCCCCGGTGTGGCGGCGAAACTCATTCATCTGCGAAAAGCTGCGCTGGATTTCCATGGCAGCAACTACCCCCGCATGAGGATTGCGGAACAGCGCCATAATGGCGTCGCCCATAAACTTGTCCACGGCGCCATCATGACGCTCGATGGAGCGTACGGCGGCGCCAAGCGCCAGGTTCAGAAAATCGACAATCTTTTGCGGCTGCATGCGCTCTGACTTCTGCGTGAATCCCACCATATCCAGAAACATGATGGTGATATCGCGCACTTCATCGGGCAGTTTCTTTTTCCCCTGGCGCACCACCTCGCGGGCCTTGGTCATAATTTGCGGCGGAATGTAGGGCGTTATGATCTTCTGGATCTCAAGGCTCTCCATCACAGAGCCTTCGCGCAAGCGGCCGCCGGCATTCTCAACGACCACGCGCTGCCAGACCGTATCAACCATGCCGGAGGGGGTCAAATAGCCGCTGATATTATAGAGAGCTTCGGTGCCATCCATGGCGCGCAGCCACAGACGATAATTCTCAAAGCGGCGCGTATCGCGAATGTTGCGCGCCCCGCGAAAGATATCGCCAAAGAAGCGCGCTGGCAGAAGATTTTGCATTTCCTGCGGCCGATCGGTCTCGATCTGCAGTTGTTGCAGTAGCGAATCATTCACTTCCAGCAAAGCGCCATCCGGAGTGAAGCGCACAAAGCCATGACCCAGTTCGCGGTTCAAATTCCAGACTGCGGCAAGCAGTCGCTTGTTGCGCGAAATGCGCCGCACGACCTCGGTTTGTTTGTGCTGGAAGATGGACAGCGGGAAATTGATCCGCGCTACGGTAGCGCCGTTCTCGCCGCCAATGCTCAGCGCATCGTTGCCGGCGCCCAGGCTGCGCAACGTGGTGACCAGCAGCGGAATTCCCAGGCCTCCGCCTTCCTGCTGACTGTCGGCGCCCTCGCTGTCCGAAAAAATAAAGCCAAGGCCGTTCGTTTCCCGGGCCCGCTTCAGCGCCGCCTGCAGGCGCTCATTCTCGATTTCGCTTGGCTCGCCGGGATTGCTAACTTCGAAGCGATAGCAATCTGGCAGAAGACGTCCAGTTACCTGGGCGTAGAGATTCTTCTCGCGGGCAATTTCCGCAAAGTTTGCGGCGCTGTTGGTTTCAATCTCGCTGCGAAAAATCTGAAGCCATTGCTCGTACTCGACATCCTGGAGTCCAAGCTCGGCAATCATGTAGTCTTCGTAGATTCGCTTGTAGAGCGCCTTCAAAGCATTGGCGGCAAGTTCCTGGACGAGTGCAAAGAAAGGACCTTTGAGGTCCGGTTGACCGAGAGCCTCGGCAACGCCTTCCAGCCGCGCCGGCAGCGCATCCTGGTAATCCGCCGGTTCGTACAGCAAGATGCGAAAGGTCAGTTCGTCTGAACCATCCGCTACGGTTGCGCTGGCTTCATTATGGTTCATTGCCTGGCGCTTCGCCCGCTCCCTGCGATCTAGACCAGCGACATGTAGAATTTGAATTGATCGTCGTTTTGCAGGTCGCTGCGAACTGCATCGGAAAGGTAGTAGGCCTGCAGCTCCGCCGGCGCCTTGAGTTCTGCGCTAAACAGTTGCAGATCCGCGTCTGGTTCATTCTCGCCGCCGCCGTAGCCAATCTTGTGGGCGATGGCATTGGCGTAGCCAACCAGCGAAAGGATTGCCAGCTCTCGTTCTTCGCGATCCGGCCGATGCAACTGCGGCTGTCCCTCGTGTTCGGAAAGGGCCGCCTTAAAAAGATGCGGCAGCTTCCACTCGTCCACGATCATTGCGCCGACCTGGTGGTGGTCGAAGCCAAAAATCTGACGCTCCGCCTCAACGCCGCTGGCCTGTTCCTTTTCAATGATATCAAGGGTGGCGATGAACTTCTGGCGATCGTGAGCATTCATCACAACCTTGGCAATGTCGTGCAGCAGTCCGGCAACGAAGGCCTCCTCGGCAAGGTCCTTACGTCCCAGTTTGACCGCCAGTTGCCGGGCAATCAGCGCCGTAACCATGCAGTGCTCGCTTACGTAACGGCGAAAGCGGGCGTAACGAGCCTGCTCAAACATTTGCTGTGAAGAAGCGACAATCGCCATGGAGCGAACAACGTTGAAGCCAAGGCGGCCGATAGCCTGCTGCAGACGTGCGATGGGAATACCACGCGAGTAAAAGGAAGAGTTGGCCGCCTTCATCACCAGAGCAGAAATGTTCTGGTCTGCGCTGACCAGACGATCCAGTTCGCTGAAATTCACATTGGAGTTGCTATCCAGGCTGACCAGGCCGGTGAGAACCTGCGGCTGGATTCCAAGCTGCGTCTTTTTGAAGTCGATGGCCATAAAAACGAGAAATGTAGAAATCGCCGTGCGTTCAATCATATTTTTTGCAATTTACAGGCGATTGCATGTTGTTAAGTCAATTTTTGTGACCGAAACTTGCAGCGCGATTCTATCGATTCAAGGAGTTTGCAGATGCCCGATCGTCCCCACTACTACGATTCCCAGGACTTGAAAAAGTTTGGCGATATTGGCCGCTTCCAGCCGCAACTGGGGAAGGCATATTTTGACTATTACAACCAATCGATGGCCGCTGGCGCCCTCAGCGAGCGTGAGAAGGCGTTGATTGCTCTGGCTGTAGCGCATGCGCTGAAGTGTCCCTATTGCATCGACGCATACAGTCATACCTGTCTGGAAAAAGGCGCAGACCAGGAACAGATGATGGAGGCGGTGCACGTCGCGGCGGCAATGGCCGCCGGCATTACGCTGGTGCACAGCGTGCAGATGATGAATCACGTCGACAATACTGCGCTATGAGTCGTTCCAGCATCAGTTCTGGGATGCAGCTCAAGGCGCTGTCCGATACGGCGCCGGACTTCACAGCACGCCTGGCGGAAATTTCAGGTCAGCGTCGGCTTGGCGCCGCCGAGCTACAAACTTTGCAAATCAATGTTGGCAAGGTTTGCAACCAGGCCTGTCGGCATTGTCATGTGGACGCCTCTCCGATGCGCAGCGAGAGCATGAATGCCGAAGTTGCGCAGCTTTGCTTGCAGGCCCTTGCCCGATTGCCCGGCGTTGATACCGTAGATATTACCGGCGGGGCCCCGGAATTGAATCCAAACTTCCGAATGCTGGTGCGCGAGTCGCGCGCCCTTGGGAAGCTTGTCATTGATCGTTGCAACCTGACGATCTTGCAAGAGCCTGGCCAGGAAGATCTGGCCGAGTTTCTGGCTTCGCAGCAAGCCGAGATTGTGGCTTCGCTGCCGCACTTTGCCGCAGCGCGCACGGATCAGCAGCGTGGCCGCGGCGTATTTGAGCGTTCCATAGCCGCTTTGCGCAAACTCAACGAACTTGGATACGGCGATCAGCTCAGGCTAAATCTGGTCTACAATCCCAGCGGCCTGTTCCTGGCCGGTCAGCAAGCGCAGCTGGAGCGCGAGTTCCGTGAGCGATTAGCCGCCGACTTTGGCATCCGTTTTCACAATCTATATTGCATGAACAATATGCCGATCAGCAGGTTTCTGGAGTCGCTGCTGCGCGCCAACAAGCTGGAAGAATATATGAGTATGCTGGCCGGGGCCTTTAACCCGGCGACCTTGGATGGGCTGATGTGCCGCCGACAGGTTTCGGTTGGCTATGATGGCCAGCTCTATGATTGCGATTTTAATCAGATGCTGGAGTTGCCGGCGGCGATCGGGCACATTGGCGATCTCAACCAGGCTGACTGGGAGGCCCGATCGATTGTGCTGCACAACCATTGCTTTGCCTGTACCGCTGGCAGCGGTTCCAGTTGTGGCGGCGCGCTGAGCGCCTGAGGCCGGGAGTATGGACTGCGGCCAGCGGTCCACAAGGCTGCGGCGCGAGGCCAGGCGGTCGTCGGGGACGGGTGGTCAATGATTTCCGTTGACCATGCCCTTGCCCCTGGAAATCATGCCGATTCCGGTAGCAGCGGCCCTGGCCTGCTGGCCTGACCGATCCGGACGGCCCAAGAATCCGTCCGCCAAACATACAG from Leptospirales bacterium encodes the following:
- a CDS encoding adenylate/guanylate cyclase domain-containing protein, whose product is MPWRVLFCAKAPAAEFRSSTYFLVLVSLLLSAPVAAQQVQSDSSYLRLDQAGAQWFVTSSPIDPARESEGDRSDAGWVEMKTPGNLGEEGSPFRDQESVWYRRDFEWRGESDGIPFSLRLGEIADRDRTYLNGAAIGQTGDWESPNCQAYDRQRLYEIPPGLLRRGHNTLLVQVRGCIPGELGIYRDRIELRPTRDLLRDFYLENVSQTLSLAVYLTFAIYFALFYLRRRQERENLYFSLFLLAFTIYGLLRTQWKYEFGLSLHDLKRIQTISVVLTLPLFYEFIRAFFRRYDERLFALGLWRDRTARTLHILNAAAVILIALHPSNAMWQYVLFTFIQPGWLLYTIAILFIAGHASWRRDLDAALMLSASLVLAAAFLLDVLAGKGVINLPTVLTYAFTIFVLAMSLVLANRFVRLHDETERLNVDLTRFNQASRRFVPFEFLNLLQRSNLSEVALGDQVQKEMTILFSDIRSFTNLSETMTPKENFDFINSYMRRMGPIVRAHNGFIDKYIGDAIMALFPQSPADAVAAVLEMRAAMQEWNQARARHNFPIISVGFGVHSGRLMLGTIGENERMEGTVISDDVNLASRVESATKYYGATALITDAVAAALPHGLAQLRYLGRVRVKGKSAPVALYELLFGDTVAEQTRLRLRQPFEQAVRAYEERQFDRAESLFRSLTDQDSADLAARLFLERARDASLQGRPPDWDGADQLSSK
- a CDS encoding adenylate/guanylate cyclase domain-containing protein — its product is MNHNEASATVADGSDELTFRILLYEPADYQDALPARLEGVAEALGQPDLKGPFFALVQELAANALKALYKRIYEDYMIAELGLQDVEYEQWLQIFRSEIETNSAANFAEIAREKNLYAQVTGRLLPDCYRFEVSNPGEPSEIENERLQAALKRARETNGLGFIFSDSEGADSQQEGGGLGIPLLVTTLRSLGAGNDALSIGGENGATVARINFPLSIFQHKQTEVVRRISRNKRLLAAVWNLNRELGHGFVRFTPDGALLEVNDSLLQQLQIETDRPQEMQNLLPARFFGDIFRGARNIRDTRRFENYRLWLRAMDGTEALYNISGYLTPSGMVDTVWQRVVVENAGGRLREGSVMESLEIQKIITPYIPPQIMTKAREVVRQGKKKLPDEVRDITIMFLDMVGFTQKSERMQPQKIVDFLNLALGAAVRSIERHDGAVDKFMGDAIMALFRNPHAGVVAAMEIQRSFSQMNEFRRHTGEEPVESRIGIHSGKVIVGNIGYGGRMDWTAIGDTVNTAARIEQNSKPGQVLISEDTYERIRDYLTVGERFQIRVKGKRQEIAVYFVENVESEDAQMTAAAIRRTLNQDAAAQN
- a CDS encoding HDOD domain-containing protein, encoding MIERTAISTFLVFMAIDFKKTQLGIQPQVLTGLVSLDSNSNVNFSELDRLVSADQNISALVMKAANSSFYSRGIPIARLQQAIGRLGFNVVRSMAIVASSQQMFEQARYARFRRYVSEHCMVTALIARQLAVKLGRKDLAEEAFVAGLLHDIAKVVMNAHDRQKFIATLDIIEKEQASGVEAERQIFGFDHHQVGAMIVDEWKLPHLFKAALSEHEGQPQLHRPDREERELAILSLVGYANAIAHKIGYGGGENEPDADLQLFSAELKAPAELQAYYLSDAVRSDLQNDDQFKFYMSLV
- a CDS encoding arsenosugar biosynthesis-associated peroxidase-like protein — protein: MPDRPHYYDSQDLKKFGDIGRFQPQLGKAYFDYYNQSMAAGALSEREKALIALAVAHALKCPYCIDAYSHTCLEKGADQEQMMEAVHVAAAMAAGITLVHSVQMMNHVDNTAL
- the arsS gene encoding arsenosugar biosynthesis radical SAM protein ArsS (Some members of this family are selenoproteins.), with amino-acid sequence MQLKALSDTAPDFTARLAEISGQRRLGAAELQTLQINVGKVCNQACRHCHVDASPMRSESMNAEVAQLCLQALARLPGVDTVDITGGAPELNPNFRMLVRESRALGKLVIDRCNLTILQEPGQEDLAEFLASQQAEIVASLPHFAAARTDQQRGRGVFERSIAALRKLNELGYGDQLRLNLVYNPSGLFLAGQQAQLEREFRERLAADFGIRFHNLYCMNNMPISRFLESLLRANKLEEYMSMLAGAFNPATLDGLMCRRQVSVGYDGQLYDCDFNQMLELPAAIGHIGDLNQADWEARSIVLHNHCFACTAGSGSSCGGALSA